In one window of Falco cherrug isolate bFalChe1 chromosome 12, bFalChe1.pri, whole genome shotgun sequence DNA:
- the RXRG gene encoding retinoic acid receptor RXR-gamma isoform X2, whose amino-acid sequence MVLVIEGLPRFKQTGNYLPSEAALGCMGLCFLQDSPVHASSTSVSLSSSLSTGNSVDGHHNYLEAPANASRALPSPMNAIGSPVNALGSPYRVIASSIGSHPVSLSSAPGMNFVTHASPQLNVLNNVSSSEDVKPLPGLPGIGNMNYPSTSPGSLAKHICAICGDRSSGKHYGVYSCEGCKGFFKRTIRKDLIYTCRDNKDCLIDKRQRNRCQYCRYQKCLAMGMKREAVQEERQRSRERSEHEAESTSSGSEDMPVERILEAELAVEPKTEAYSDMNTESSTNDPVTNICHAADKQLFTLVEWAKRIPHFSDLTLEDQVILLRAGWNELLIASFSHRSVSVQDGILLATGLHVHRSSAHSAGVGSIFDRVLTELVSKMKDMQMDKSELGCLRAIVLFNPDAKGLSSPSEVESLREKVYATLEAYTKQKYPEQPGRFAKLLLRLPALRSIGLKCLEHLFFFKLIGDTPIDTFLMEMLETPLQVT is encoded by the exons ATTCCCCTGTCCACGCCAGCTCCACATCTGTGAGCCTGTCGTCAAGCCTTTCCACAGGAAATTCAGTGGACGGACACCACAACTACCTCGAGGCCCCTGCAAACGCCTCCCGGGCACTGCCGTCCCCCATGAACGCCATTGGGTCTCCGGTGAACGCGCTGGGCTCGCCGTACAGAGTCATCGCGTCCTCCATCGGCTCGCACCCTGTCTCTCTGTCCTCAGCCCCAGGCATGAATTTTGTGACACACGCCAGTCCGCAG CTCAATGTCCTGAACAATGTCAGCAGCTCAGAGGATGTCAAGCCCTTGCCAGGTCTCCCAGGGATTGGGAACATGAATTATCCATCTACAAGCCCAGGATCCTTAGCCAAACACATCTGTGCCATCTGTGGGGACAGGTCCTCAG GGAAGCACTATGGGGTGTACAGCTGTGAGGGCTGCAAAGGCTTCTTCAAGAGGACAATCCGGAAGGACCTGATCTACACCTGCCGTGACAACAAGGACTGCCTCATAGACAAGCGCCAACGCAACCGCTGCCAGTACTGCCGCTATCAGAAGTGCCTCGCCATGGGGATGAAGAGGGAAG CTGTacaggaggagaggcagaggagcagggagcgGAGCGAGCATGAGGCTGAGTCCACAAGCAGTGGCAGCGAGGACATGCCCGTGGAGAGGATCCTGGAAGCTGAGCTGGCAGTTGAACCCAAGACGGAGGCGTACAGCGACATGAACACGGAGAGCTCG ACTAATGACCCTGTCACCAACATATGCCATGCAGCTGACAAGCAGCTCTTCACACTTGTTGAGTGGGCCAAGCGAATCCCCCACTTCTCCGACCTGACGTTGGAAGACCAAGTCATTCTCCTCCGGGCAG GCTGGAATGAGCTGCTCATCGCCTCTTTTTCCCATCGCTCTGTGTCAGTGCAAGATGGCATCCTTCTGGCCACAGGCTTGCACGTGCACCGCAGCAGCGCTCACAGTGCTGGTGTGGGCTCCATCTTTGACAG GGTTTTGACAGAGCTGGTGTCCAAAATGAAAGACATGCAGATGGATAAGTCAGAGCTGGGGTGCCTGCGAGCCATTGTCCTGTTTAACCCAG ATGCTAAGGGTTTGTCTAGCCCCTCCGAAGTGGAATCGCTGAGGGAGAAGGTCTACGCCACACTGGAAGCCTACACGAAGCAGAAGTACCCCGAGCAGCCAGGGCG GTTTGCCAAACTCCTTCTGCGCCTGCCAGCGCTGCGGTCCATCGGGCTGaagtgcctggagcacctcttcttCTTCAAGCTGATTGGGGACACCCCTATCGACACATTCCTCATGGAGATGCTGGAGACACCCCTGCAGGTCACTTGA
- the RXRG gene encoding retinoic acid receptor RXR-gamma isoform X3: MYGNYPHFIKFPAGFGNSPVHASSTSVSLSSSLSTGNSVDGHHNYLEAPANASRALPSPMNAIGSPVNALGSPYRVIASSIGSHPVSLSSAPGMNFVTHASPQLNVLNNVSSSEDVKPLPGLPGIGNMNYPSTSPGSLAKHICAICGDRSSGKHYGVYSCEGCKGFFKRTIRKDLIYTCRDNKDCLIDKRQRNRCQYCRYQKCLAMGMKREAVQEERQRSRERSEHEAESTSSGSEDMPVERILEAELAVEPKTEAYSDMNTESSTNDPVTNICHAADKQLFTLVEWAKRIPHFSDLTLEDQVILLRAGWNELLIASFSHRSVSVQDGILLATGLHVHRSSAHSAGVGSIFDRVLTELVSKMKDMQMDKSELGCLRAIVLFNPDAKGLSSPSEVESLREKVYATLEAYTKQKYPEQPGRFAKLLLRLPALRSIGLKCLEHLFFFKLIGDTPIDTFLMEMLETPLQVT, from the exons ATTCCCCTGTCCACGCCAGCTCCACATCTGTGAGCCTGTCGTCAAGCCTTTCCACAGGAAATTCAGTGGACGGACACCACAACTACCTCGAGGCCCCTGCAAACGCCTCCCGGGCACTGCCGTCCCCCATGAACGCCATTGGGTCTCCGGTGAACGCGCTGGGCTCGCCGTACAGAGTCATCGCGTCCTCCATCGGCTCGCACCCTGTCTCTCTGTCCTCAGCCCCAGGCATGAATTTTGTGACACACGCCAGTCCGCAG CTCAATGTCCTGAACAATGTCAGCAGCTCAGAGGATGTCAAGCCCTTGCCAGGTCTCCCAGGGATTGGGAACATGAATTATCCATCTACAAGCCCAGGATCCTTAGCCAAACACATCTGTGCCATCTGTGGGGACAGGTCCTCAG GGAAGCACTATGGGGTGTACAGCTGTGAGGGCTGCAAAGGCTTCTTCAAGAGGACAATCCGGAAGGACCTGATCTACACCTGCCGTGACAACAAGGACTGCCTCATAGACAAGCGCCAACGCAACCGCTGCCAGTACTGCCGCTATCAGAAGTGCCTCGCCATGGGGATGAAGAGGGAAG CTGTacaggaggagaggcagaggagcagggagcgGAGCGAGCATGAGGCTGAGTCCACAAGCAGTGGCAGCGAGGACATGCCCGTGGAGAGGATCCTGGAAGCTGAGCTGGCAGTTGAACCCAAGACGGAGGCGTACAGCGACATGAACACGGAGAGCTCG ACTAATGACCCTGTCACCAACATATGCCATGCAGCTGACAAGCAGCTCTTCACACTTGTTGAGTGGGCCAAGCGAATCCCCCACTTCTCCGACCTGACGTTGGAAGACCAAGTCATTCTCCTCCGGGCAG GCTGGAATGAGCTGCTCATCGCCTCTTTTTCCCATCGCTCTGTGTCAGTGCAAGATGGCATCCTTCTGGCCACAGGCTTGCACGTGCACCGCAGCAGCGCTCACAGTGCTGGTGTGGGCTCCATCTTTGACAG GGTTTTGACAGAGCTGGTGTCCAAAATGAAAGACATGCAGATGGATAAGTCAGAGCTGGGGTGCCTGCGAGCCATTGTCCTGTTTAACCCAG ATGCTAAGGGTTTGTCTAGCCCCTCCGAAGTGGAATCGCTGAGGGAGAAGGTCTACGCCACACTGGAAGCCTACACGAAGCAGAAGTACCCCGAGCAGCCAGGGCG GTTTGCCAAACTCCTTCTGCGCCTGCCAGCGCTGCGGTCCATCGGGCTGaagtgcctggagcacctcttcttCTTCAAGCTGATTGGGGACACCCCTATCGACACATTCCTCATGGAGATGCTGGAGACACCCCTGCAGGTCACTTGA
- the RXRG gene encoding retinoic acid receptor RXR-gamma isoform X4 — MNAIGSPVNALGSPYRVIASSIGSHPVSLSSAPGMNFVTHASPQLNVLNNVSSSEDVKPLPGLPGIGNMNYPSTSPGSLAKHICAICGDRSSGKHYGVYSCEGCKGFFKRTIRKDLIYTCRDNKDCLIDKRQRNRCQYCRYQKCLAMGMKREAVQEERQRSRERSEHEAESTSSGSEDMPVERILEAELAVEPKTEAYSDMNTESSTNDPVTNICHAADKQLFTLVEWAKRIPHFSDLTLEDQVILLRAGWNELLIASFSHRSVSVQDGILLATGLHVHRSSAHSAGVGSIFDRVLTELVSKMKDMQMDKSELGCLRAIVLFNPDAKGLSSPSEVESLREKVYATLEAYTKQKYPEQPGRFAKLLLRLPALRSIGLKCLEHLFFFKLIGDTPIDTFLMEMLETPLQVT, encoded by the exons ATGAACGCCATTGGGTCTCCGGTGAACGCGCTGGGCTCGCCGTACAGAGTCATCGCGTCCTCCATCGGCTCGCACCCTGTCTCTCTGTCCTCAGCCCCAGGCATGAATTTTGTGACACACGCCAGTCCGCAG CTCAATGTCCTGAACAATGTCAGCAGCTCAGAGGATGTCAAGCCCTTGCCAGGTCTCCCAGGGATTGGGAACATGAATTATCCATCTACAAGCCCAGGATCCTTAGCCAAACACATCTGTGCCATCTGTGGGGACAGGTCCTCAG GGAAGCACTATGGGGTGTACAGCTGTGAGGGCTGCAAAGGCTTCTTCAAGAGGACAATCCGGAAGGACCTGATCTACACCTGCCGTGACAACAAGGACTGCCTCATAGACAAGCGCCAACGCAACCGCTGCCAGTACTGCCGCTATCAGAAGTGCCTCGCCATGGGGATGAAGAGGGAAG CTGTacaggaggagaggcagaggagcagggagcgGAGCGAGCATGAGGCTGAGTCCACAAGCAGTGGCAGCGAGGACATGCCCGTGGAGAGGATCCTGGAAGCTGAGCTGGCAGTTGAACCCAAGACGGAGGCGTACAGCGACATGAACACGGAGAGCTCG ACTAATGACCCTGTCACCAACATATGCCATGCAGCTGACAAGCAGCTCTTCACACTTGTTGAGTGGGCCAAGCGAATCCCCCACTTCTCCGACCTGACGTTGGAAGACCAAGTCATTCTCCTCCGGGCAG GCTGGAATGAGCTGCTCATCGCCTCTTTTTCCCATCGCTCTGTGTCAGTGCAAGATGGCATCCTTCTGGCCACAGGCTTGCACGTGCACCGCAGCAGCGCTCACAGTGCTGGTGTGGGCTCCATCTTTGACAG GGTTTTGACAGAGCTGGTGTCCAAAATGAAAGACATGCAGATGGATAAGTCAGAGCTGGGGTGCCTGCGAGCCATTGTCCTGTTTAACCCAG ATGCTAAGGGTTTGTCTAGCCCCTCCGAAGTGGAATCGCTGAGGGAGAAGGTCTACGCCACACTGGAAGCCTACACGAAGCAGAAGTACCCCGAGCAGCCAGGGCG GTTTGCCAAACTCCTTCTGCGCCTGCCAGCGCTGCGGTCCATCGGGCTGaagtgcctggagcacctcttcttCTTCAAGCTGATTGGGGACACCCCTATCGACACATTCCTCATGGAGATGCTGGAGACACCCCTGCAGGTCACTTGA